The following are from one region of the Vitis riparia cultivar Riparia Gloire de Montpellier isolate 1030 chromosome 14, EGFV_Vit.rip_1.0, whole genome shotgun sequence genome:
- the LOC117929557 gene encoding 30S ribosomal protein 3, chloroplastic-like, with protein MMLSMAVQPNPNAALKSYTFPMSSNRNHRLMFKASNALSLYSTRSASANLRLRASPAPVVAVAVSEQSSAPQESLSASPLDVEKLGVVVKPMEKPRLVLKFIWMEKNIGVALDQAIPGHGTIPLSPYYFWPRKDAWEEIKVLLESKPWISQKQMIILLNQATDIINLWQQSGGNLA; from the exons ATGATGCTATCAATGGCGGTTCAACCTAATCCCAATGCCGCTCTCAAGTCCTACACATTCCCTATGAGTAGTAATAGGAATCACAGACTCATGTTCAAAGCCTCTAATGCTTTGTCCTTATATTCCACTCGCTCCGCTTCCGCAAATCTCAGACTCCGTGCTTCACCTGCTCCAGTTGTTGCTGTTGCTGTTTCTGAACAATCTTCCGCTCCGCAGGAGTCTCTCTCCGCCTCTCCACTAGATGTTGAg AAGCTAGGAGTTGTGGTGAAGCCAATGGAGAAACCAAGGCTGGTGTTGAAGTTCATATGGATGGAGAAGAACATTGGTGTTGCCCTCGATCAAGCAATTCCGGGCCATGGCACCATTCCTCTGAGTCCCTACTACTTTTGGCCTAGAAAGGATGCTTGGGAAGAGATCAAGGTCTTACTGGAGAGCAAGCCTTGGATATCTCAGAAGCAGATGATTATTCTTCTTAACCAAGCAACTGATATTATCAATTTGTGGCAGCAGAGTGGCGGCAACCTGGCTTGA